AGGTTAACGGTGCTAGTGCCTCGGCGGGCGACGTTCGCCCCGTCGCGACGCCCGGCACGCACTCTCGCCGCACCGGCCGAAAGCCCAAGTACGTCCAGTACGGGGACTTCCGGCCGGCACGCCGAGAGCACGCACCGAACGCCGCTCCTTGCCGGGCAAACGTCGCCCGCCGAGGCACTAGTTTCTGCGGAGCCAGCCATGCCCCCTACAGCGAACCCGCCGGCGTTCGACCCGGAGGACCCCCTCGGGCTCGACGACCTGCTGAGCAGCGAGGACCTGGACATCCGCAAGACCGTCCGCGGCTGGGCCGCGGACCGCGTCCTGCCGCGGGTCGCCGACTGGTACGAGACCGGGGAGCTCCCCGAGGTCAGGGAACTCGCCCGCGAACTGGGCGCGCTCGGAGCCCTGGGCATGTCGCTGGAGGGCTACGGCTGCGCCGGCGCCAGCGCCGTCCAGTACGGCCTGGCGTGCCTGGAGTTGGAGGCCGCCGACTCCGGAATCCGCTCCCTGGTGTCCGTGCAGGGCTCCCTCGCCATGTACGCGATCCACCGCTTCGGGTCCGAGGAGCAGAAGCAGCACTGGCTGCCGCGGATGGCGGCCGGCGAGGTCATCGGCTGCTTCGGCCTCACCGAGCCGGACCACGGCTCCGACCCGGCCGGCATGCGCACCCGCGCCCGCCGCGACGGCACGGACTGGGTGCTCAGCGGCCGCAAGATGTGGATCACCAACGGCTCGGTCGCCGGAGTCGCCGTCGTGTGGGCGGGTACCGACGACGGCGTGCGCGGATTCCTCGTCCCTGCGGACGCCCCGGGCTTCTCCGCGCCCGAGATCAAGCACAAGTGGTCCCTGCGGGCCTCGGTCACCAGCGAGCTCGTCCTCGACGACGTCCGGCTGCCCGCCGACGCCGTGCTGCCCGGGGTGACCGGGCTGCGCGGCCCGCTGAGCTGCCTCGGCCACGCCCGCTACGGCATCGTCTGGGGCGCGATGGGGGCCGCACGGACCTGCTTCGAGACGGCCGTCGACTACGCCCGCAGCCGGGAGCAGTTCGGCCGGCCGATCGGCGGCTTCCAGCTCACCCAGGCCAAGCTCGCCGACATGGCGCTCGAACTGCACAAGGGGATCCTGCTCGCCCACCACCTCGGGCGCCGCATGGACGCCGGGCGCATCAGGCCGGAGCAGGTCAGCTTCGGAAAGCTCAACAACACCCGCGAGGCTCTGGAGATCTGCCGGACCGCGAGGACGATCCTGGGCGCCAACGGGATCTCACTGGAGTACCCCGTGATGCGGCACGCCACGAACCTGGAGTCGGTGCTGACGTACGAGGGCACCGTGGAGATGCATCAGCTCGTGCTGGGCAAGGCGCTCACCGGGCTCGACGCCTTCCGGTAGGCCTCCGGCCCGGCGAGCGGGACCGGAGCGGCCGACGGCGATCGGGCGGTCGGAGGGGGGGCCGGGGATGCGGCCGTGCGACCGGGGGCGGTGCACCGGCGAGCGGCCTTGCCTCAGCTCTGGTTGAAGAACCCGTCCGAGGGACGGGCGACGGCCGCACCGCTGACGATCTCGGTGTGGGCCGGGGTCAGCAGGAAGACGCGGCTGGCCACCCGGTCGATCGAACCGCGCAGCCCGAAGATCAGCCCCGCCGCGAAGTCCACGACGCGCTTGGCGTCGGCGGGCTCCATCGCCGTGAGGTTCATGATGACCGGGACACCCTCCCGGAACATCTCGCCGATGATGCGGGCGTCGCGGAAGCTGTCCGGGGTGACCGTGCCGATCCGCTGGCCCTGGTCCTCGGCCGTGTCGCTCGCGACGCGCACCCGCGGGTCGGTCACCCAGGCGTCGGCGGTCCCCCGCTCGGGACCGTCTTCCTCGTAGCCGTCGTAGTAACGCTCGTCATCGTTGTCGTCGACGAGGCCAAGCCAGGCACTCGCCTTGCGCACCGATCCCATGGACGCCTCCTCTCGCCGCGGTCATTCTCCGATCCGCTTCATCCCTATGGTTGTCCATGATGCTGATGCTGCGCCAAGGGGATAGTCGCCGCGCGGGGAATTCGTGACGGTACTGGTGCACACACATTCCCCCCTGACGCCTTGATACTCAAGGCTCGTGCGGTGCACGGCTGCTGACTGTGAGTGAAATAATATTCTTCGCGGCGTCCGGGTGACGGCCGGAGCGTCCGGGTGAACGCGTCAAGCTCCGTACGACGCCGCTGGTCACGCCCGGGTGACGGGCGTCCGCCGGCGGTTCCGCCGGATACGGGGTGTCACCGTGACCGGGCCGGCAAACAGGTCGGAATCCGTTGTGCGGGCCTAATCCGCCTCGTTCGGTCGCGTTACAGAGCAGAGACATTTTTTTATGGGGACATGTGTTCGGAAAAGCCGGGCCCTCCGGCATCGGCCCCACTGCCGGCGAAGCGGAGTGACCGGCTCATCTCTCCGGCCTCCGCCCGGCGCCGCACCGCGAGATGGCCGGTTCGTGCGCCTGGTGATCGGCCATGACCGTCCATCCGTCTTTGTTCTGACGGCACCTCAGTCCATATGCCGGACGAACGCCCG
The nucleotide sequence above comes from Streptomyces sp. TS71-3. Encoded proteins:
- a CDS encoding cell division protein SepF, with the protein product MGSVRKASAWLGLVDDNDDERYYDGYEEDGPERGTADAWVTDPRVRVASDTAEDQGQRIGTVTPDSFRDARIIGEMFREGVPVIMNLTAMEPADAKRVVDFAAGLIFGLRGSIDRVASRVFLLTPAHTEIVSGAAVARPSDGFFNQS
- a CDS encoding acyl-CoA dehydrogenase family protein, which gives rise to MPPTANPPAFDPEDPLGLDDLLSSEDLDIRKTVRGWAADRVLPRVADWYETGELPEVRELARELGALGALGMSLEGYGCAGASAVQYGLACLELEAADSGIRSLVSVQGSLAMYAIHRFGSEEQKQHWLPRMAAGEVIGCFGLTEPDHGSDPAGMRTRARRDGTDWVLSGRKMWITNGSVAGVAVVWAGTDDGVRGFLVPADAPGFSAPEIKHKWSLRASVTSELVLDDVRLPADAVLPGVTGLRGPLSCLGHARYGIVWGAMGAARTCFETAVDYARSREQFGRPIGGFQLTQAKLADMALELHKGILLAHHLGRRMDAGRIRPEQVSFGKLNNTREALEICRTARTILGANGISLEYPVMRHATNLESVLTYEGTVEMHQLVLGKALTGLDAFR